Proteins encoded in a region of the Gaiellales bacterium genome:
- a CDS encoding 2'-5' RNA ligase family protein, whose amino-acid sequence MALALELGLSTDAELLVRELWQSLERISVPSLATHVPAIRPHVTLTVTDDYEGLRRVRPRLREAVEPVDVELVGPAFFATDPAIMYLSVGPTAALLSVHRAVDAVMENHSIDRWPHYRPAHWMPHCTLSMGVPVDRLGDAVASCLHGGLPTGTRLHEPRLTDSLTGEAAPL is encoded by the coding sequence GTGGCTCTGGCGCTCGAGCTGGGCCTCTCGACTGACGCCGAGCTCCTGGTGCGGGAGCTATGGCAATCGCTCGAGCGGATCTCGGTGCCCTCCCTGGCAACGCACGTACCGGCGATCCGGCCGCACGTCACCCTCACGGTGACCGACGACTACGAGGGGCTGCGGCGGGTCCGGCCGCGGCTGCGCGAGGCGGTCGAGCCGGTCGACGTCGAGCTGGTCGGGCCCGCGTTCTTCGCGACCGACCCCGCCATCATGTACCTGTCGGTCGGCCCGACCGCGGCGCTCCTGTCCGTACATCGGGCCGTCGACGCGGTCATGGAGAACCACTCCATCGACCGGTGGCCGCACTACCGGCCGGCGCACTGGATGCCGCACTGCACGCTCTCGATGGGCGTGCCGGTGGACCGGCTCGGCGACGCCGTGGCGTCGTGCCTCCACGGCGGCCTGCCGACTGGGACGCGCCTGCACGAGCCGAGGCTGACCGACTCCCTCACCGGGGAGGCGGCGCCGCTGTGA
- the selD gene encoding selenide, water dikinase SelD has protein sequence MATQVRLTQLSHGAGCACKLPAGSLSEVLAGMPAAARPPELLVGNESLDDAAVWRVSDDLALVTTIDFFTPIVDDPYTFGRIAATNAISDIYAMGARPAFALNVVAFPKTLPMELLGEILRGGAAVAELAGVAIAGGHSIDDAEPKYGMAVTGFAHPDRIWRNTGGRAGDALVFSKRIGTGIVATAIKRGQAGDEAVEAAVESMTTLNDRAAAQLAEMEPHAVTDVTGFGLVGHARELAAGAGLQARLRFADVPLLPGVRELVEADVVPGGTRTNLELAAGYATFAEQLGEAERLVACDAQTSGGLLAAVPREVAERLGWPVVGELADGPAGTVLVD, from the coding sequence GTGGCGACCCAGGTCAGACTGACGCAGCTCTCACACGGGGCCGGCTGTGCCTGCAAGCTGCCGGCCGGCTCCCTCTCGGAGGTCCTGGCGGGCATGCCGGCGGCGGCCCGGCCGCCCGAGCTGCTGGTCGGGAACGAGTCGCTGGACGACGCGGCAGTGTGGCGCGTGTCCGACGACCTCGCGCTCGTGACGACGATCGACTTCTTCACGCCGATCGTCGATGACCCCTACACGTTCGGGCGGATCGCGGCGACGAATGCGATCTCGGACATCTATGCCATGGGCGCGAGACCGGCGTTCGCGCTGAACGTGGTCGCGTTTCCAAAGACGCTGCCGATGGAGCTCTTGGGCGAGATCCTGCGCGGCGGCGCTGCGGTGGCGGAGCTGGCCGGCGTGGCGATCGCGGGCGGGCACTCGATCGACGATGCCGAGCCCAAGTACGGGATGGCGGTGACAGGATTCGCGCATCCGGACCGCATCTGGAGGAACACCGGAGGACGGGCGGGGGACGCGCTCGTCTTCAGCAAGCGGATCGGGACGGGAATCGTCGCGACGGCGATCAAGCGCGGACAGGCCGGCGACGAGGCGGTCGAGGCGGCGGTGGAGTCCATGACGACGCTGAACGACCGGGCGGCTGCGCAGCTTGCGGAGATGGAGCCGCATGCGGTGACCGACGTCACCGGGTTCGGACTGGTCGGGCATGCGCGCGAGCTGGCGGCGGGTGCCGGGCTGCAGGCGCGGCTGCGGTTCGCCGATGTGCCACTGCTGCCCGGGGTGCGGGAGCTGGTGGAGGCCGACGTGGTGCCGGGCGGCACGCGGACCAATCTCGAGCTGGCCGCGGGTTACGCGACGTTTGCCGAGCAGCTGGGCGAGGCCGAGCGGCTGGTCGCGTGCGACGCGCAGACGTCGGGCGGGCTGCTTGCGGCCGTGCCACGCGAGGTCGCCGAGCGGCTGGGATGGCCGGTGGTGGGGGAGCTGGCCGACGGGCCGGCGGGCACCGTGTTGGTAGACTGA
- the secG gene encoding preprotein translocase subunit SecG has protein sequence MTFVFSFTQLLLSAILVVLVLMHSGKDSGLSGMFNPGQSSFGGTAVMERNLNRLTILVAALFVANGIVLGFLL, from the coding sequence ATGACGTTCGTGTTCTCGTTCACGCAGCTGCTGCTCTCGGCGATCCTGGTCGTGCTTGTGCTGATGCACTCGGGCAAGGATTCGGGGCTCTCGGGGATGTTCAACCCCGGTCAGAGCAGCTTCGGCGGCACCGCGGTGATGGAGCGGAACCTGAACCGCCTGACGATCCTCGTTGCGGCCCTGTTCGTCGCCAACGGGATCGTGCTCGGGTTCCTGCTGTAA
- a CDS encoding SDR family oxidoreductase, which yields MTSADAGRVALVTGAGRGIGKATALLLAERGFRVMATARSEDELAALGLDHVTGDVSDPADCERIVAATRERLGPVSVLVNNAGFGSAAEREIWQQDLDAWRRSFAVNLDGPFHLCRAAVGGMVEQRYGRCVFVSSTAGVVAEARMTAYCASKAGLLGLMRGVAQDAGPFGVTSNAVLPGWVRTEMAEVSAREEAERRGIDAEQIWTERAATYPIGRVVTPREVAETIAFLSSEGSSGINGEAVTVALGSTW from the coding sequence GTGACCTCTGCTGACGCAGGACGCGTCGCGCTCGTCACGGGCGCCGGGCGCGGCATCGGAAAGGCGACGGCGCTGCTGCTCGCGGAGCGCGGGTTCCGGGTCATGGCGACGGCGCGGTCGGAGGACGAGCTGGCCGCGCTTGGGCTCGACCATGTGACGGGGGACGTCTCCGATCCGGCCGACTGCGAGCGGATCGTGGCGGCGACCCGGGAGCGCCTCGGTCCCGTCTCCGTGCTGGTCAACAATGCCGGTTTCGGCTCGGCCGCCGAGCGGGAGATCTGGCAGCAGGACCTCGACGCGTGGCGGCGCAGCTTCGCCGTGAACCTGGACGGGCCCTTCCACCTGTGCCGTGCCGCGGTGGGCGGCATGGTCGAGCAGCGCTACGGCCGCTGCGTGTTCGTCAGCTCCACGGCGGGGGTGGTCGCGGAGGCCCGGATGACTGCGTACTGCGCATCCAAGGCCGGTCTGCTGGGGCTGATGCGCGGAGTTGCGCAGGATGCCGGCCCCTTCGGCGTCACGTCCAATGCCGTGCTGCCGGGATGGGTGCGAACCGAGATGGCCGAGGTGTCCGCACGGGAGGAGGCCGAGCGGCGCGGCATCGACGCCGAGCAGATCTGGACGGAGCGGGCGGCGACGTATCCGATCGGCCGCGTGGTGACGCCGCGCGAGGTCGCCGAGACGATCGCCTTCCTGAGCAGCGAGGGGTCGAGCGGGATCAACGGCGAGGCGGTCACCGTCGCCCTCGGAAGCACCTGGTAG
- a CDS encoding MFS transporter, whose protein sequence is MTRLTAYVSGLVAIDLALFSAIVPLLPDIAERLDLSKFESGILLGSYSASVLVFAVPVGHLADRAGMRAVTVAGSLLMAAATAVFAVGDSFALLVVARIAQGLASSIAWSAGLAWLAARTPPERRGGAISVANASATGGMIAGPLLGGTVASAVGVRETFLAAAAVSVGFAVWGAVEHDARAHDEREASFRAAIRAAAASRLIAVSLAVILLVALVGGTLQVLMPLHLGHNGVSQSTLGWLYAGGAVLGAVAITLTGRLGDRHGRLPIARVACPALGLAVAALLLPLGTTVFAAMLVAIAPVQSVLYGVGYPLGADGADRAGLGHGLVLGMVNLLWGLGAVLGPVVGSGIADAFGDRAAYATLVVLSFAVGSAVVRASGPRRPAQV, encoded by the coding sequence GTGACGCGGCTGACGGCGTACGTCTCGGGCCTCGTCGCCATCGACCTGGCCCTGTTCTCGGCGATCGTGCCGCTGCTCCCGGACATCGCCGAGCGGCTCGACCTGTCGAAGTTCGAGTCCGGGATCCTGCTCGGCTCCTACAGCGCATCGGTGCTGGTCTTCGCGGTGCCGGTCGGCCACCTCGCCGATCGTGCCGGCATGCGCGCCGTGACCGTCGCCGGGTCGCTGCTGATGGCGGCCGCGACGGCCGTCTTCGCGGTGGGCGACTCGTTTGCCCTGCTCGTGGTCGCCCGCATCGCCCAGGGGCTCGCATCGTCGATCGCCTGGAGCGCCGGTCTGGCCTGGCTGGCCGCCCGGACTCCGCCCGAGCGCCGCGGGGGCGCCATCTCGGTGGCGAATGCGTCGGCGACGGGCGGCATGATCGCCGGGCCGCTGCTCGGGGGGACGGTGGCGAGCGCGGTGGGGGTGCGCGAGACGTTCCTCGCCGCCGCCGCTGTGTCCGTCGGGTTCGCGGTGTGGGGGGCGGTCGAGCACGATGCCCGGGCGCACGACGAGCGCGAGGCCAGCTTCCGCGCCGCCATCCGCGCCGCGGCCGCCAGCCGGCTGATCGCCGTGAGCCTGGCGGTGATCCTGCTGGTGGCGCTGGTCGGCGGCACCCTGCAGGTGCTCATGCCGCTGCACCTGGGGCACAACGGCGTCTCGCAGTCGACTCTCGGCTGGCTCTACGCGGGAGGAGCGGTGCTCGGCGCCGTCGCCATCACGCTGACCGGGCGCCTGGGCGACCGGCACGGTCGGCTGCCGATCGCGCGGGTTGCCTGTCCGGCGCTCGGCCTGGCCGTCGCCGCGCTGCTGTTGCCCCTGGGGACGACGGTGTTCGCTGCCATGCTGGTCGCGATCGCGCCGGTGCAGTCGGTGCTCTACGGCGTGGGCTATCCGCTCGGCGCGGACGGCGCCGACCGTGCCGGGCTGGGGCACGGCCTCGTGCTCGGCATGGTGAACCTGCTCTGGGGGCTCGGCGCGGTGCTCGGGCCGGTGGTGGGCTCGGGGATCGCCGACGCCTTCGGCGACCGCGCCGCCTACGCCACGCTCGTCGTGCTCAGCTTCGCGGTCGGGAGCGCGGTCGTCCGCGCGTCCGGGCCGCGCCGGCCGGCGCAGGTCTAG
- a CDS encoding glycosyltransferase, which produces MRILLLSNMYPSAERPDYGVFVKRLADALRERGHEVDESVLGPGARGAVATPLAYLRLLRRTRRLVRTRRPEIVYAHYLVPTGLVALAGGAPYVVTAHGRDVANVGTIPFVGVLTRRVIRRARGVICVSAYLAERLPSRPRRLEVIDCGVDTSLFAPAPRAPGDGPRYLTVGSLIERKNVARLLQAFGRLEAGTLTVVGSGPLEQELRAAAPPNVTFLGRVPPERIVDLYGEHDVYCQTSLVEPQGQALLEALASARPVVATQVGGPPEYVTDACGVLVDPLDADHIAAGMRRAAALPVPCRAAREVAERHSIAVSAARIERLLTEVS; this is translated from the coding sequence GTGCGCATCCTGCTGCTCTCGAACATGTATCCGTCCGCGGAGCGGCCGGACTACGGTGTCTTCGTCAAGCGGCTCGCCGACGCGCTGCGCGAACGTGGGCACGAGGTCGACGAGTCGGTGCTCGGGCCGGGCGCCCGCGGCGCGGTCGCGACGCCGCTTGCCTACCTGCGCCTGCTGCGGCGCACCCGCAGGCTGGTGCGCACGCGCCGTCCCGAAATCGTCTACGCCCACTACCTGGTACCGACGGGGCTCGTCGCCCTGGCGGGCGGCGCGCCCTATGTCGTCACGGCGCATGGTCGCGATGTTGCCAATGTCGGCACCATCCCGTTCGTGGGCGTGCTCACCCGACGCGTGATCCGCCGGGCTCGCGGGGTGATCTGTGTGTCGGCGTACCTCGCGGAGCGCCTGCCATCGCGCCCGCGGCGGCTCGAGGTGATCGACTGCGGCGTCGACACGTCGCTGTTCGCGCCCGCGCCGCGCGCGCCGGGGGATGGGCCGCGCTACCTCACGGTCGGGAGCCTGATCGAGCGCAAGAACGTCGCGCGCCTGTTGCAGGCCTTCGGCCGGCTGGAAGCCGGCACCCTCACGGTCGTGGGCTCGGGCCCGCTCGAGCAGGAGCTGCGCGCCGCGGCGCCGCCGAACGTCACCTTCCTGGGGCGCGTGCCACCCGAGCGCATCGTCGACCTCTACGGCGAGCACGACGTCTACTGCCAGACCAGCCTGGTGGAGCCACAGGGACAGGCCCTGCTGGAGGCCCTCGCGAGCGCGCGGCCGGTGGTCGCCACCCAGGTGGGCGGTCCGCCCGAGTACGTCACCGACGCGTGCGGCGTGCTGGTCGATCCGCTGGACGCCGATCACATCGCCGCGGGCATGCGCCGTGCGGCGGCTCTCCCGGTGCCGTGCCGGGCGGCGCGCGAGGTCGCCGAGCGGCATTCGATCGCCGTCTCGGCGGCGCGCATCGAGCGCCTGCTCACGGAGGTATCCTGA